Within the Papaver somniferum cultivar HN1 unplaced genomic scaffold, ASM357369v1 unplaced-scaffold_22, whole genome shotgun sequence genome, the region AGATCATAGAAGAGAACGTTACATTGCAAGAGAAACAgaaaaatgaagaacatcgcAAGGAAAACAGTGAAAGTGAAGACATTCAGTTTTCTTACCGTCGCAGGGAGGATCACTATAGCaatgaaaattcatctttgttggaTCCCAAGTGTTTGAGTTTTGAGAAGAGTGAATCTATATTTATAACCTTCAAGCATTGaatctagggctgcacaacgggtagggtgggtaggatatggcctatatccgccaccctacccgtttactggcggttaagaaaatttttacccgtcaccctacccgtcaaataatggatagggtaggatacggttaaaaaactggtgggtagggtagggttggcgggtatgagtagggtatgtgtacccctaggtagggtgggtaggatatggcttatacccgccaccctacccgtttactagcggttaagaaaatctttacccgtaaccctacccgccaaatagtggatagggtaggatacagttagaaaactggcgggtaggatagggttggcgggtatgggtaggatatgtgcactcataattgaatctcattaaaatcGAGGCAGGTGTGACCTTGAAATactattgattttcttttttacaaTGTGATTAATGGCCAGATTACACAGAATTAAATAGTAACACGACAGGTACGTAAGATTTGCACATTTATGATTACCCACGAGCAACGGAAAAGGCCAGGTACCAAGAATGCACCAACAAAAATTCAATGTGATCAATGGCCAACGCTTGGTGAGCAAAAGCTTAGTATAAAAAAATGTCAGGTCCTATTTTAAGATACTAGGACTCATGTTTAGGATCTCATGCCCTCGGTTTGCTAAGTAGACGAGATACTTAGTGATCAAACCTACTTTTcccatttctttttttcttcctctcCAATTTCCTCCTCCTTCGCTCCACAATAAGCATAGACTAAATCATCTATCGGTTTCAGAGAAACAGCACATTTTGATCCTCTTGACATCCGCAAGTAGTGAATTCAAAGCCACATTACATGCGAAATGGTTGAAGCTGGGGCTTTATTTCTGCAGCCGTGTTTCGCAGAGGCTTTAGAACGGTTGGAACAGGTTTGGATTTGGCTGTAGAAAAGATTGATCAACGTGTCTATATTGTGCAAAGTCTAATCTTCGATGGTAAATCTTTAGGTGATGGTGTGTGCATAATTTTACTCTAATTTCTTGGTAAAGAAATTTGAGGCGCATGAGCATGACTCATTAGGAATGTAAGGTAATAATTCGTGCTTTTGGCACGGTTAACTAATCCATCCGTGGGACCTGAAATTCGTGTCTaggcaaaacaaaaaaaattcttccttACCGCTGTACATGCAAGATCTGTAGAATGGGATACTAGAATGTTGTAATCATGTTCATTAAAGAATAAATTTAAGGACACTCATTTTGTTATTCATGCATTGTTATTATTCTCCTGCAAATGAAGTACAACAACCTGCATCTGGTGCAGTTTCTGTAACTGTAAAAGTTCAACATCACCTGATAATGGGTTCGCTAATAACAATTCCAGACCAGTTAACAGAGAGTTGGACTCGGTTGCAGCAGTAGTCCCCGCGGGCTACCATATTTGGCCGCAcgatgaaaaatttgaggctgGGATCAGGGTGGTCTTTCAGGATATTTGCTTTTGCTTTGGCTATTGTTGCACCCACCAGCTCTGGCCATCTTAGCTTTCCTGCAACACATCATCCATTATATGCAGATCATAGAAAAGAatgttataaaaaaaagaaacagaagaaCATCGCAAGGAAAACACTGACAGTGAAAAGACGTTCACTTTTCTTACCATCGCAGGGAGGATCACTATAGCaatgaaaattcatctttgttgttggATTTCTGCACAAAGATACTGCTGGATATCTTAGTTTTTTTCAGCTTTCTTCCAAGTGTTTGATTTTTGAGAAGAGAGGATCCATATTTATAACCTTCACGCGTTGAATCTCATTAAAATTGTGGCAGGCGTGAATTTGAAATATTGATTTCCTTTGTTACCATGATATTATTTTGCCAGATTACATAGCATTAATTATGAATTCCGCATTTATGATTATTATTACCAACGAGCAATGAAACAGGCAAGGTACCAAGAATGCAGCTACAACAATTGAAGATTTGGTGGATGTGACCCGAACCAGGGAGCTGGTTAAAAATCAAAGCCCAAAAGTTGGACATTACTGGAATAACATGCTGAGAAACAAGTTCTAAAATTCAAAAGTTCTTTTCAGTACATGGTTTTATTTGTTATGGAGTAAAATGAGCGAAACAACTGAAGTCATGCAAGACCTTTATCCCTCAAGGGTCAGGCTAGCAACTTCTTGACCAGCACAGTCGCGGTAGAGCAAGATAACCCCAGGAAGAATGGGCATCACTGTCACATTTGGAGTCTCTTCCTGAGCCTTCGCTGTTGCTTCATCTTGTTTCGCGCCTAGCAGCTTTCAGCAAAAACTCCAAATTAGCTTATCTGATGCAGTAAAGTTTGTAGCAGGGCTTTCACCTTCACAGGGATATTCACTGTGGCAATGAAATCACATAGTTAGTGAAAGAAAGTTTACTGTCGCTGATGACTGTTGAAATCCTTAAGTTACTTAAACTAAACCATTATCCTAATTAGATAACGGAGTATCTCCGCATCATTCATTTTTGGGTTCATAGAATCTCATTAAGAATTATACGTAAAGGGCGTTCATACACAAACACACAGCGTGTGTGGTTTTCACTTCAGTGGAATGAGAATCTAGATTACAGTCTACCTGGCCAATGAGCTTAACAACCAAGCATGTTGCATCATTAAAAGGTGTGTGTCCGAAGAAATCTAATTAAAGATATCTGAGATATGCCTTCCTATAAGCAAGATGGAAAAAAAGTATGAAGATCGTTACCATTTTGGTTTGGACTCGAAAGAGTGAAGAGGCAACATCTTAATCGTCTTCGCTTTCACTGCTCGGCTCATCATCTTCACATAGGTCTTCAGAGTCACGCATAATCATATTTGGAAAAAGTTCAAGAAAGTCATCTTTTACTCTTTCCCTCAGTTCAGGATATGGAAGGAGTCCTTTCAAGATAACTCGATAAGGCAATGAGAGAGGGGGATCAGGTGATTGCCTCATGTCTTCGTAAATCTCCATTGCCACAGTTTCTAATCCGTTATCCAAGAAACATCTCACAATGTCGCCATATGTATGCTGGTCAAACAGTACTTGTTCCCTCTTTAGATCTTCCCACACCCGCTTTGTCTCTACAATCTCTTTGTTCCTTGCAAGCATCATAAGCATGTCCCTGTAAAGGAACATGTCTGGCCGGTACCATATTTCTTTTCTCACCATTTCGTATATCTAAAGGAACAAAGTAACATCACTGTTAAAATAAGACTCAAATTCTACCAAAGTTGGACTACAAATGTGCAAATTGTATCCTGTTTACGCCATCTCTAGACGAACAAAAGCTTAATATATCAGGTTCCATTTTACGATACTAGGACTCATGTTTAGGATCTCATGCCCTCAGTTTGCCAAGGACTGGCTGTTGCAAATGGAGTACAGATAGCACATTTTTAAAATTGTAGGTGTGAGCATACCTTCATAGATAGGAGAACTTGATCTTGACGTTGAAATTCAGCAAGAACAGCAAAAAGATCTAATTTGAGTAGACGAGTTACTTGAGTTTCCATAAACCTTTCGAGGCGAATCGGGTTTGATTTTAATCGTTTGAGTTCTTTTACAATGATTAAACCTTCTTTACCCATCTCTTTTTTCCTTCCTCTCCATATTGATAAACTGGGGGAAGCTCCCGACACAGAGAATCTACGCGCACAATCACCAATTTCCTCTTTTGCTCCATGGTAGTCATAGACTAAATCATCTATGGTTATCAGAGGAATAGCATTTTTTGATCCTCTTCCCCTTCGCAGTAGTGAATTCGAGGCCACGCGCAGCATCTTTCCCAATGCTAAACGGAAAACAGGGGGTGGGAATTCAGTGCCTAGGCGTTTCTTTGAAGCGTTTTAACATACAGATTACAGGCATACGAAATGGTTGAAGCTGGGGCTTTATTTTCTGCAGGCGTGTTTGGCAGAGGGGTTAGAGAATGGTTGGAACAGGTTTGGATTTGGCAGCCCAATAGATTGATCAACGTGTCTATATTATGCAAAATCCAATCCTCGTTGGTAAATCTTTTGGTGGTGGTGTGTGCAAAATTTTACTCTAATTTCCTGGTAAACAAATTTGAGGAGCATGAGGTAGGTAAAAGGTGAACAAGGTAATATAATTCGTGCTTTTGGCACGGTTAACCAATCCATCCTGATCCATGTGAACCGAAATTCATAATGTGTCAACTGTCAAGGCAACACAAAAAGCTTCTAGTGTACAAAAATAGAATTTGTCTAGTATCTTTTGGCTCTTAAAATTGCATTGTCATTTGAAAGTTAGCAGTGATCCAAAATTTGTATCACCCAAAATTTGTTGAATGACTTGAAATTTATTAAAAAAACACGTAATGTAACGGTGGCCTTGTATTCTAAAAACTGCATTATTACTTAAGAAATTGTTGCATGAATATCGCATGACTACCGAGGTTAGAGCTAGAAATCTAGCTAtaatgctttaaaaaaaaataaaaaatcttgctATGGGTAGGAATAAAAATGAACTATAATtttcctggcgtttttaggggccactcaaaaggatttagggaccatcaatttatacccagtcaaagactctagttaaggggtaccctatatgatattgaagttacataaatgccctctggtaaaactgtataaaaaccaaatcaaaaacaattctactcatttcaactcttcttcttccagtttcatattatcttccgattgtggaagaaaaaaaaaattcctctttcaaccgaaacatcgccgcgaatcgtaaaatcaaaacatcgtcgattcgattataaaacaatggataagagaaatgaaacccacagacctagaaccaaaaatgttgctcggggtatcgatccaaacattggaattttagcaagaaataaagaaattcttgctgcaaatgaagaagaacgcgaagaacaagtacccggcaatgtagtcggtggtggcgattccgagactcaaacacttcgtcaacttcaaatggccccaattaggtaagaatctatcatttttggggtttatttcgctttaattcgtcgaatcgagaaaaaaaaattctagggttttcggttatttatccagattcggacgatatgcatgctcatttacttccaaatgtagtcgtgttcttcatttttcaagaacatcgacagtattcgggagaaagatttgatgattatctgccgaatattggtggccatatcttcctggatacaaactgctaataatcggtagtttaatgaattttttggctaccgaatatatttaagtagacacaaagtattcggaagaacactcactaccgaatgtatatattgaaaaaatctcaaaatttatgatataggaaaaatcccattttggggccagtatttattcggaagacaatataatgttttatacctccgattgtgtaggataaaattttagagtttctgaactccagttgatgaatattcggttgtaaacgtgtttagttatattccgattgtttttcattcggaaaaaatatgtgtcttcttacttccgaatttgtacattcgggttatagaggtgcactttttcttccgattgtgtaggatgaaaaatttacagcttctgaactccaattgatgtatattcggttgcaagTATGTTTAGTTAGcgtccgattgttttgtattcgggaacaatatgtgtcttcttacgtccgaatgtgtacattcgggttatatttccatactttgtcttccgattgtatagtttgtaaatattgttcctttctttgttgtttagacaaagtcgagaagggaggaagaaagtgacagctagtgctaggagggaaacgagtgccaaagataattcaggtgctcaacaaagcgaacaagaacaaagcagtcaacaaggagtgcaaccaattgttgaacaacaaggcagtgaacaaggggtgtgaccaagtgttgaacaagccgctcaacaaagtgcaggaccaagtgttgaaccagttgatccagtggaaAGAGTAGaggaagaaggacaaccaagtggtacccaaaaagccaaaaaagaaaaagatgttgtaaggaaggatattgctaagaaagcatcacatcttgtccctcagcacttgaagaagaagggtattccagcaggcacaatccttggactaccagcggatggaggaaaattgctatttggatacaaagactcatgggccagagaaatatatgaaaccgaggtaataaaattactattttttattaatgtattgtctatgtgttatatcgtaatacttgtattaaggattttttttatgtactttaataggatcatcaagatgtggtccgtctactcaaacctaccgccgcaccaacaaaaatgcttgcgtgtcctttatccggtgaatgtgaaaggttcaagacaattgtttccaactcggggttagctaatgccgccgagaattcattgttgga harbors:
- the LOC113340686 gene encoding pentatricopeptide repeat-containing protein At1g62350; protein product: MLRVASNSLLRRGRGSKNAIPLITIDDLVYDYHGAKEEIGDCARRFSVSGASPSLSIWRGRKKEMGKEGLIIVKELKRLKSNPIRLERFMETQVTRLLKLDLFAVLAEFQRQDQVLLSMKIYEMVRKEIWYRPDMFLYRDMLMMLARNKEIVETKRVWEDLKREQVLFDQHTYGDIVRCFLDNGLETVAMEIYEDMRQSPDPPLSLPYRVILKGLLPYPELRERVKDDFLELFPNMIMRDSEDLCEDDEPSSESEDD